Sequence from the Mycobacterium florentinum genome:
CGGCCGGCAGGCCGGCTTCAATCGCGAGTCGGGCCAATTCGACTGCGGTGCGCGGTGTTTCATCGGCGGGTTTGGCCACCGAGCAATTGCCCACGGCGATCGCGGGCGCCACGGCGCGAGACAGCAGCTGCATCGGGTAGTTCCAGGCGACGATGTGCCCGGTGACACCGAGTGGCTCACGCCGGGTGTAGACGTGCAGATCAGTTGACAGCGGGATGGTTTGGCCATAGTACGAGTCGATCGCATGGCCGTAGAAGCGGAAGTAGCGTGCGGCCACGACGGTATCGGCGCGCGCCTGGGCCAGAGGTTTTCCGGTGTCCTCGCTTTCGATCCGGGCCAACCGCTCCTGGTTGTCGCCGATCAGATCCGCGATCCGCGTCAGGAGTGTCGCCCGCGCCTCCGGCGTGGTGTTGCGCCAGCTTTTCGATGCCGCCGCGGCGGCCCGGACCGCACGATCCACTTCTTCGCCACCGCCGCGTGCCACCGGCCCGAGGGAGCGTCCCGTCGCGGGGTCGATGTTGTCGTAGACGTCTTTCGAGGGCACTGATTCGCCGTCGATGAATGACTCGGTGATCGTCACGGTAACCCCTTGGCTCGATTGGTCGTCCCAACGGTTATCTACACGTTAATGTATATTTCCGTGGTCACGACAACCCGGCGTGGACGCCCGACGCAGGCCGAAGCCAAGAAGCTGCAACAAAAGCTGCGCAACGCGGCCGTGGCGACCTTCGTCAAGCTCGGATATGACGGCGCCAGCATGGAAGCGATCGCCAAGGCGGCGGGCATCACCCGGCGGACGCTCTATGCGCGCTACCCCGACAAGCGGGCGGTTTTCCTCGATGTCATTCCCTGGGCGCTCACCCGCAGGACGGAAGGTGAGGCCACCGAGGAATTCGACGACGGCGACCTGCGTGCGGCCCTGGTCGCGGTGGGCCGCGCCGGCCTCGCACGGGCGATCGATCCCGACATCGTGCGCCTGAAGCGGATCGCGATGAACGAGTCGGCACGGTTTCCCGAGTTCGCGGTCAGCGCCCACTCCATGACCTGGTCGGCCCGCCACCGACAGGTGATGGAGCTGCTTCGTCGCCACCAAGACGCCGGAGCCATCGAGGTGGATGATCTCGAGTTGGCCGCAGGCCACTTCATCGCGGCGGTTGAACATCTGCCCGCGCGGCTCGCGGACAGCGGCATCTACCGCAGTCCAGAGGAAGAGGAGCGCCATTTGCAGCACGCCGTCGACCTTTTCCTGCGCGGCATCCTGCGTCGCGGCTGAACTCGCGATGGCTTGGCCTGGGCTGGTACTGGTGCACGGGGGAGCGCATGCCGCCGATTGCTGGGAACTCACGGTCGCCGAATTATCCCGTCAGGCACCGGAATTGCGGGTCCTGGCGGTCGATCTGCCCGGCCGCGGTAGCAGGCCGGCGGATCTGACATCCGTCACCGTCGCCGATTGGGTGAACTCCGCTGTCGCCGATATCGATGCCGCCGGTCTCGATGACGTTGTGGTCGTTGGGCATTCGATGGGCGGGCTGACAGTGCCGGGAATCGTGGCGAAGCTCGGCGCCACCCGGGTGCGGGAGATGATCCTGCTGACCGCGTTCGTGCCGCCGCGGGGCTCGTCGGTGGTGGATACGCTGGGCGGGCCCCTGGCCCCATTGGCGCGTTCAGCGCGCCGAATCCATACGCCGCTCCCAATCCTGCGGGCCGCAGCACCTTTCGCGTTCTGCAATGGCATGACGCGTCAACAGCGCGCGCTCACCCGGTCGAGATTGTGCATGGAATCGCCGAACGTCATTTTCGAACGGGCCGACCGCAGCGACCTACCCACCGAGGTGCCGCGGACGTGGATCATGACGCTGGCCGATCGAGCGTTGTCGCAGCGCCAGCAGCTCGGCGCGATCGAGGCCCTCGGTGGAGTCGACACGATGATCTGCGTCGATGCCTGCCATGACGTGATGTTCTCTCGCCCACGCTGGTTGGCCGGCACCCTGGCCGACCGGTGCCGAGAGTATCGGTCTCGACCGCCCGACGTCGTTAATATACAGTAGCGTGTACTTAATGACGGTGCGGTCAGAGAGGAGTCACCGATGACATCTGCGACCGAACGGCTGGTCCAGCTGGTCGGAGCCAGGGATTGCTTCGACATCGCGCCCGCCGAACTGCTGCCGGTGCAGCTGGAAGCGGCCAACGAGCGGCTGCAAAGCCAAACGGAGTGCAATCCGTTGTTGGCCAACCGCGCCGGCGCGGTCAAAGAGATCAAGCGGCCCGCCGATCTGGTGCCACTGCTGTTCGCGCACACCACCTACAAGACGTATGCGGAAGGCTGGCTCAGCGAGGGGCAGTGGGACCGGATGGGCAAGTGGCTGGCCACCGTGTCCACCCGCGCGGTGGACGGCCTCGACACCGCCGGCGTGCAGACGCTCGATGACTGGATCAAGCAGCTGGAGACGGTCGGTCACTACCTCTCCTGCTCCAGCGGCACGACCGGCAAACCCGCCATGCTGTCCTGTACCGAGGGAGACGTCGAGCTGTCCGCGCGGATCAACATCGAGGCGCTGCTGTGGGCCACGGGCTTGACCCGCGGCGAAGACCGCAAATTCCTCGGCCTGGGGCCACAATTCGCCGCTCCGCGCGAGGACGCGATTCGCCAGGCGATGGTCGACTGCTTCTCGTCGCGATACCCGCCGTACCAATTCGGCGACGGTGAACCGATCACGGTCGGGTCGATGGTGGACATCATCACCCTGCGGCGCAAGCTCGCCGACGGCACCGCACGCCCCAGCGAGATCGCGGAGTTCGAACGCATTGCCACGCAGCGGGCCAACGATATGGGCAACTCGGCGAAGAAGGCGGTCGATGCCGTGATCGAGGCCCGCGAGCTTCCGTTGCTGGGCGCCGGCATGTTCGCCACGCTTTATCAGATCGCCGAAGGCATCAACGCCAAGGGGCATGGCGGCGGCGACTTCAATCCCGACAATGCGCTGATGGTCGCCGGCGGCCTCAAAGGCGCTGCGCTACCGGAGAATTACCGCGAATACGTGCTGGAGACGTTCAACGTCGCCGAAGGGCGACTCTTCCACGCGTACAGCATGCGCGAGATCAATGCGGTGTTCCCGTTGTGCTGTGTGCAGCGGTATCACATCTCGCCCTGGGTGATCCTGTTGCCGCTGGATACCGCCGGCGAGCAGCTGCTGGATACCTTCGACGGTGAGATCGAGTCTCGGGCAGCCTTTTTCGATGCATCGATCGAAGGCCGCTGGGGTGGAGTGATCAGCGGTGACCGCGTCAGTGTCAGTTACGCGAAGTGCCGGTGCGGGCATCAGGGTCCGACGATAGGCCGTGAGATCACCCGGTACGCCGACCTGCCGGGCGGTGACAAGATCACCTGCGCCGGCAGCATCGACGCCTATGTGCGGGGTGTCGCATGACCACGCTGTCGGCACCGCATTTCGTGCAGGGAGTGTTGGTCGAAGGGGACGCAATTCGCCACCGGTCACGCGACTTGGGTGCTGATTTCACCACTCCCGCAATTGATCTCGATGCGCTTGTGTTGCCGCGCTCGCGGTTGCCGCCGCTGCTCGACGTGACGCTGGCCGAGATCGTCGACTACCTGGTCGAGACGGGCGAACGCCTGCGGCTGGATCGCAACCCGCACCTGCAGGAATGCCTGGAGCTGATCGCGGCCACGAATCCGTTACCCCGGCGGGTGGTGGAGAACTTGTACCGCCAGGCGCCGTATTTTCTGACCAGGCCGCTGCTCGAGAGTATCGTCGATGCGAACTTCGCGAACCGCGCGGCGCTCGACGGCTGGGTCGAGCGCGTCGACGGCCACGGCAACAAGGGGGCGGTGCGTGCGTTTCCGCCGCGCATGGTCCACATGCTGGCGGGCAATGCCCCGTCGGGATGTGTGTCGTCGATCGCGCAAGGCGCGTTGGTCAAGGCGGTCAACCTGTTCAAGATGCCCTCGAGTGACCCGTTCACGACGGTGGCGGTGTTGCGCACGATGGCCGAGGTCGATCCGAGGCACCCAGTGGTGCAGTCGATGTCGGCGGTGTACTGGCAAGGCGGGGACGCGGTTATCGAACGTACCCTGTACCGCCCCCAGTACTTCGACAAGATCGTCGCCTGGGGAGGCGGCGACGCGATCAACAACGTGATCCAATACCTCGGACCGGGGATTCAGCTGATCTCGTTCGACCCGAAATCGTCGATCTCGATGATCGGCCGCGAAGTTTTCGGCTCGCCGGACCGCGTCGCCGAGGTCGCTGATCGGCTGGCCGCCGACACCACGGTGTTCAACCAGGAGGCGTGCCTGGCCAGTCGCTACGCCTTCGTGGAAGGCCAACGGCCCCAAGTGGAATCGTTCTGCGCAGCACTGGCGCAGCGGCTGAACGTCGACCGTGACTTCGGCTCGGCCGAGGGCCCGGCACTGCCGGCGGAAGTGCGCGAGGAGATTCAGGTGGCCGAGGCGATGGGCGATCTCAAAGTGTGGGGCGGCTTCGACGGGCGCGGCTTGGTGATCCTGTCGGAGCGGCCGGTGGAGTTTCAGCCCAGCCACAAGACGTCCAACGTCGTGCTGGTGGACTCCCTCGACGACGCCGTCCGCTACGTCAACGTCGCCACCCAGACCATCGGGGTATATCCCGACGAGCGCAAGACCCAGCTGCGCGATCGGCTGGCGAGCCAAGGGGCACAACGGTTGTGCCGCTTGGGAACCGCAAACGCCCATGTGCTGGGAAGCCCGCACGACGCGATGTACCCACTGCAGCGATTCGTGCACTGGATGGGTGACGACGACATCACCCTGTGATCTGTGATGCCCGCTGCACGCTAGGTTGCATCAGAAGGCCCGTGCCGAAAAGGAGTGACCATGACGGGAGCGAGCAGCGACGTCTGGGAAGTGATGTCGACGGCGCGGACGATCCGGCGCTTCACCGACGAGCCGGTCGACGACTTCACCCTGGCGCAGTGCCTGGAAGCGGCGAGGTGGGCCCCGTCGGGCGCCAACGCGCAGGGCTGGCGTTTCGTCGTGTTGCGCTCACCCGAGCAGCGGGCCGTCGTGGCCGAGGCCGCGGCCCACGCCCTGGAAGTGATCGAGCCGGTCTATGGCATGACCCGCCCCGCCGACGACGACAACAGCCGCCGCGCTCGTACCTACCGCGCGACTTACGAATTGCATGACCGGGCCGGTGAATTCACCTCGGTCTTGTTCGCGCAACAGCATTACCCGACGGCATCCGAACTGTTGCTCGGCGGATCGATCTTTCCCGCGATGCAGAACTTCCTGCTCGCCGCGCGCGCTCAGGGCCTCGGGGCCTGCATGACCAGCTGGGCCTCCTACGGCGGCGAGCAGTTGCTGCGGCAAGCCATCGGGGTGCCCGACGGCTGGTTGGTCGCCGGCCACATCGTGGTCGGCTGGCCCGAGGGCAAGCACGGCCCCCTTCGTCGCCGCCCGCTCGCTGAGTTCGTCAATCTCGACCGCTGGGACGAGTCTGCCACCGGCCTTTTTGCAGCTCCGACCGGTCGGCCGGTGAACTAAGGCACCGGGCCACCGAGCACGCTCCCGGCTGGCCGGGCGCTCGGACCTTTGAGCCCGGCCAGCCGGGCGCTCAGCACCTATCGATACGTCATACGCGGAATGCGAGATTATTACTTCCGGAAGGGAGAATGGTATTCTCGCGAGGGCGGTGACGACAGGAGGCGGCCCCGATGCTGTTGGAGTTCGATGCTGATCAGCGACTGTGGCAGGACACGGTGCGTGACGCCGTCGCAAAGCAATGTCCGCCCTCGCTGGTGCGGAGCGTGGCCGAGGATGGCGTAGACCCGAGCCCACTGTGGAAGTCGTATGTCGACCAGGGCTGGACCGAGCTGAACGAATCGGATAGCGCTGTGGAGCTGGCCATCGTGCTCGAAGAGCTAGGCCGCGCAACCGATCCCACGCCGTTCCTGGCGACGATGAGCCAGTTCGCTCCGCTTGCCGGGGACCGATTCGACCCACACCAGTCCGGTACCGCGGTGTACAGCGGTGTTACGGCGCACCGCGACGCAGACGGGTGGGTGCTGGACGGAACGGCACGCCACGTCCTGGACGGCGATCGCGCCGACCGGCTGGCGGTCGTGACCGACGCGGGCGTGTTCCTCGTCGAGTCCGGTCAGGTCTCCGCCCGCCGCGCGTCGGTGTTCGACCCGGTTTTGCACGTCGCGGACCTGTCGTTCGCCAGGGTCCGGGTGCCCGACACCGAACGACTGACCGTCGACGCGGAACGCGCTCGCCATCTCGCGTTGACCGGCATGGCCATCACGATGGTCGGCGCCTGCCAGCGCATCCTCGACCTGGTGCTCGAGCACGTGAAAAGCCGTCAGCAGTTCGGTGTCGCCATCGGCTCCTTCCAGGCCGTGCAGCATAAGGCCGCCGACATGCACGTCGCCGTCGAACGCGCCAGGGCGCTGGCCTATTTCGCGGCGCTGACGATCGCCGCCGACGATCCCCGCCGCCGGCTGGCGGCCGCGATGGCCAAGGCGTCGGCGGGGGAGTGCCAGTCGCTGGTGTTCCGGCACGGCCTACAGCTGCACGGCGCAATGGGCTTCACGTGGGAGAACGACCTGCAGTTCGCGCTGAAACGGGCCAAAGCCGGCGAGCTGATGCTCGGTGGTGCCGCCGAGCACCGGGCGCGGATCGCGGAGGAATACCGTGCAGCTGACTTTTGATTCCGACGTCGAGGAATTCCGGGCGGAGTTCTCGGCCTTCCTCGACGAAAACCTGCCTCCCGCAAGCGAAACGCTCGAGCGTCCCCGCTCGGTGTCGCACATGCCGCAGTGGGCACGCGACTGGCAGCGACTGCTGTTCGACAACGGCTGGCTGCTGCCCGGCCAGCCGCCGGAATTCGGCGGACGCAATGCGACGGTCCTTCAGCAGTTCGTCTACATGCAGGAACTCAGTCGCCGCCGGATCTATCACAGCTTCAACCCGCAGGGCGTGAATATCGTTGGTGCCTCACTGTTGTCGTTCGGCAACGACGAGCAGAAGCGGCGTTGGGCGGTGCCGATCCTGCGCGCCGAGCTCACCGCGTCGCTCGGCATGAGCGAACCCAGCGCGGGTTCCGATCTGGCGTCGCTGCGTACTCGCGCCGTGCTGGACGGCGATCACTTTGTGATCAACGGCCAGAAGGTGTGGACCTCGGGCGCCCACGATGCCGACGTTTTGTTGACGTTCGTCCGGACGAATCCAGATGTGCCGAAGCACAAGGGAATCAGCGTGCTGATCGTCCCCACCGATACCCCGGGTCTGGTGCGCCGGCCGTTCCCGTCGATCGTCGCGGCCGACGATCTGGATTTCAATGAGGTCTTTTTCACCGACGTGCGGGTGCCGGTGGAGAACCTGGTCGGGGAGGTCGACCAGGGCTGGAAGGTGGCCAACGGGTCGCTCGGACACGAGCGCACGATGATGTGGCTGGGCTTCGCGGATCGAATCGACAATATGATCGACGACTTCCACCCCGGCACCGAGGTTGAGCGCGACCAGTACGCCAGCACGATCATGGACCGACAGGCGCTGCGCCTGCTTGGGTCGGCGGCCTTGGCCCGCGCCTCGCGTGGCGAAGACGACGTGGCCGCGATCTCGGTGCTCAAACTGCTCGGGTCCGAGGCCGAGTTGCGGGGGATGGAGCTCGCGTTCACGTCCGCGGGATCCGACGGGCTCGTTCACCCGGGCCAGACCGGGCCGTATGCGCACATGAACCTCGACCACTACTTCGCCAGCTGGTTCGAGCGTTATGCGCGAAGCTTTTCCGGCACCATCGCCGGCGGCACCTCCGAGATCCAGCGCAACATCATCGCCCAGCGCGTGCTTGGCCTTCCGCGCTGAGCTAACTGGCGAACGATGCCGAGTTGCTTTTTATCGCAACGGCATTCAACGTCGTCTAGACCGGGTCGAATTTGGTGATCAGCCAGTTACCGTTGACTCGGCTCAAACTCACCAGCACACTGCTGGACGACATCGCGGGGTCGGGATTGTCCTTGCTCGTGGTGCTCTGGTCGACCAGCACCAGCACGACGGCCGAATCCGGATGCAATTCCTGAACCGCGGCCCCCAACACCCGGGCGTTGGTCTTCAGTGACTTCTGTTTGGCTGCCGGAGCGACGATCTGTTCGGTGAACTGGTTGTAGTACGACAAGAAGTCCCCGGACAGGTGAGACTTGGCGGCAGCGAAGTCCTTGTCGAGTGTGTCGGGCGAGTAGGACAGCAACGCGACCGTTCCGTCGGACGCCGAACTGACAACTGCGCTCGCGACGCTTGCGTCGGTTTGTTTATCGGGCCGGTACTGCTTGAAGTACAGCCACGTCGCCGCGCCACCGGATAGCAGCAGCAGCAAAATCAGAACGACGGGAAGGATTTTCACCTTCCGCCGCGCGCGTTGCTCGCTACGTCCACTCGGTTCGGTTTGCTCGGGAGTGTCGCCGTCGACGTCGGCGCTCTCGTTGTCCTTGCTCATGGAATGAACTCCAGTTTGGACACCTTGTATTGCCCACCGTCCTCTGTGACGGTCACCCGGAGCCGCCATCTGCGGGGTTCGTCTTTGGCGCCCGCGGCGTTGGTGATCCGCGATGTCGCCGCGACGAGCACCAATGCGGAATTCCCGTCGATGGATTGCACGGCCGCTGCCGTCACGGTTCCTTCGGTGACCACTTTGGACTGCTCAACGACTGTCGTGAAATCTTTTGCGCGCTGCTGGAAATCGTCCCTGAACTGGCCGGTCGAGCTATCGATCACCCGCTGGACGTCCTGCTTGGCGCGGTTGAAGTCCAAGGAGGTTATGTTGACGACACCCTGTCTGGCGCCCGCAGTGAACTTCGCGATGCGTTCCTTGCGCTCGGTGATTTCATGACGCTGCCACATCATGTATCCGCTGGCCCCGACGAATGCGCAGATGAGGATGACGGCGGCCACTTTCCACAGCAAGGACAGCGACGGCAGCCGCAGGCGTCGCCGTGAGCCGGCCGACTCAGATTCCGATTCGGCGTCTTCGGGCGTCGCGTCGGAGTCGTCTTCGGGCGTCGCGTCGGAGTCTTCTTCTTCGGTCTCGGCTTCGTCGGCGTCGGTGACGTCCTCGTCAGTTCCGTCGTCGGTGTCGGTGTCGGTGTCGTCCTCGTCGGTCGTCGCCTCGACGGTTTCGGTTGCGTCCTCGTCGGCGTCCGAGACTT
This genomic interval carries:
- a CDS encoding acyl-CoA reductase is translated as MTTLSAPHFVQGVLVEGDAIRHRSRDLGADFTTPAIDLDALVLPRSRLPPLLDVTLAEIVDYLVETGERLRLDRNPHLQECLELIAATNPLPRRVVENLYRQAPYFLTRPLLESIVDANFANRAALDGWVERVDGHGNKGAVRAFPPRMVHMLAGNAPSGCVSSIAQGALVKAVNLFKMPSSDPFTTVAVLRTMAEVDPRHPVVQSMSAVYWQGGDAVIERTLYRPQYFDKIVAWGGGDAINNVIQYLGPGIQLISFDPKSSISMIGREVFGSPDRVAEVADRLAADTTVFNQEACLASRYAFVEGQRPQVESFCAALAQRLNVDRDFGSAEGPALPAEVREEIQVAEAMGDLKVWGGFDGRGLVILSERPVEFQPSHKTSNVVLVDSLDDAVRYVNVATQTIGVYPDERKTQLRDRLASQGAQRLCRLGTANAHVLGSPHDAMYPLQRFVHWMGDDDITL
- a CDS encoding alpha/beta fold hydrolase, which codes for MAWPGLVLVHGGAHAADCWELTVAELSRQAPELRVLAVDLPGRGSRPADLTSVTVADWVNSAVADIDAAGLDDVVVVGHSMGGLTVPGIVAKLGATRVREMILLTAFVPPRGSSVVDTLGGPLAPLARSARRIHTPLPILRAAAPFAFCNGMTRQQRALTRSRLCMESPNVIFERADRSDLPTEVPRTWIMTLADRALSQRQQLGAIEALGGVDTMICVDACHDVMFSRPRWLAGTLADRCREYRSRPPDVVNIQ
- a CDS encoding TetR/AcrR family transcriptional regulator: MYISVVTTTRRGRPTQAEAKKLQQKLRNAAVATFVKLGYDGASMEAIAKAAGITRRTLYARYPDKRAVFLDVIPWALTRRTEGEATEEFDDGDLRAALVAVGRAGLARAIDPDIVRLKRIAMNESARFPEFAVSAHSMTWSARHRQVMELLRRHQDAGAIEVDDLELAAGHFIAAVEHLPARLADSGIYRSPEEEERHLQHAVDLFLRGILRRG
- a CDS encoding acyl-CoA dehydrogenase family protein, giving the protein MLLEFDADQRLWQDTVRDAVAKQCPPSLVRSVAEDGVDPSPLWKSYVDQGWTELNESDSAVELAIVLEELGRATDPTPFLATMSQFAPLAGDRFDPHQSGTAVYSGVTAHRDADGWVLDGTARHVLDGDRADRLAVVTDAGVFLVESGQVSARRASVFDPVLHVADLSFARVRVPDTERLTVDAERARHLALTGMAITMVGACQRILDLVLEHVKSRQQFGVAIGSFQAVQHKAADMHVAVERARALAYFAALTIAADDPRRRLAAAMAKASAGECQSLVFRHGLQLHGAMGFTWENDLQFALKRAKAGELMLGGAAEHRARIAEEYRAADF
- a CDS encoding nitroreductase family protein, whose translation is MTGASSDVWEVMSTARTIRRFTDEPVDDFTLAQCLEAARWAPSGANAQGWRFVVLRSPEQRAVVAEAAAHALEVIEPVYGMTRPADDDNSRRARTYRATYELHDRAGEFTSVLFAQQHYPTASELLLGGSIFPAMQNFLLAARAQGLGACMTSWASYGGEQLLRQAIGVPDGWLVAGHIVVGWPEGKHGPLRRRPLAEFVNLDRWDESATGLFAAPTGRPVN
- a CDS encoding acyl-CoA dehydrogenase family protein, whose protein sequence is MQLTFDSDVEEFRAEFSAFLDENLPPASETLERPRSVSHMPQWARDWQRLLFDNGWLLPGQPPEFGGRNATVLQQFVYMQELSRRRIYHSFNPQGVNIVGASLLSFGNDEQKRRWAVPILRAELTASLGMSEPSAGSDLASLRTRAVLDGDHFVINGQKVWTSGAHDADVLLTFVRTNPDVPKHKGISVLIVPTDTPGLVRRPFPSIVAADDLDFNEVFFTDVRVPVENLVGEVDQGWKVANGSLGHERTMMWLGFADRIDNMIDDFHPGTEVERDQYASTIMDRQALRLLGSAALARASRGEDDVAAISVLKLLGSEAELRGMELAFTSAGSDGLVHPGQTGPYAHMNLDHYFASWFERYARSFSGTIAGGTSEIQRNIIAQRVLGLPR